Genomic segment of Nostoc sp. GT001:
TAAGTTGCGTTTTAATTGTATGCCCCCGAAACGAGTTACCAAGGGTTTCTTACCTTCTACTGGGACGGTTATTTCAACACACTTTCTCCTTCCTTGTGGAAGTTTTACCGTCTTCTGGTACTTGGCGCAGATTTTGGCTACGCTAGTTTTGTGTTTACAGGCAAGGGTTTTCATTAACGAACTCCACATAACCCATTGGAGTTTACGGAGCCATGCAATGTTTTGAGCAAGGCTGTAGAATTGTACGTAGCCTCTGAGTTCTGATTGGTAAATGTTAATGATAGTAAAATCATCGTCATTTATTAACTCAGGACGATGAATGGGTTTGCCATTCCTCATATAAAGAGCGCATTTTCCTTCTACAAAACTTGCTGGGATTCTTAGTGCAGTAATTCCATTAAGTGAGCGTTTACCATTGGTATGCTTATTGTCGGAATATTGAACTAAGATTTCGTAACCTAAGAAGTTCGCTGCTTCATTTCTGGCATTAGTAATTAAGGTCTTTTCTGCTGACATTTCTAACTGAAGATTGTCGGCTAGGAATGTCTTTAGTTTTTCCTTAATTTCTTTTGCTTCTTGAAGTGAACCAATGAAACCAAGTAGAAAATCATCAGCATAGCGGACGTAATTTAGCCTTCTGTATTCTGGGTCACGGACATCTTTGGAGGGCATTTTCTGGTATTTAATCTCCAGTTGACGCGCTTTATCGAATTGTCCATTTTTCCTGTAATACCAAGCAAGTTTTACGAGCCTTGAATACTCTCGATTTTCTGCCCGACATTTACCTCGTGTATATTCTGGAATGACTGTCTGTTCGACAAAATTATCTAGCTTATCAAGGTAAATATTTGCGAGTATGGGTGAGACAATCGACCCTTGTGGCGTTCCACTCAGTGTAGAATGGTATCTCCATTGCTCACAGTAACCTGCCGTTAATAAGGTTTCAATCAATCTCAAAAATCGATTATCTTGGATTTTCTCACGGAGAATTGACATTAAGATTTTCTGATCTATATTGTCAAAACAACCACGGATATCTCCTTCAATAAACCATTTGGTTCCTTGCCAAGTGCGGTCTATTACTGTTAATGCAGTATGGCATCCACGCTCTTGTCGAAAACCATGACTGCTGTTAGAAAATTGGGGTTCGTAGTACGCTTCTAATATCAAACGTATTACTTCCTGAACCAATTTATCGTTCCAAGTGGGAATGCCCAGTGGTCGCGTTTTCCCATTTTTCTTGGGAATATTAATTCGCCGTACTGGTGTCCATCGAAAACGTTCATAGCGAATATCTTCTATGAGGTTTTCAATCTTTTTGATGGACATCCCATCCACAGTCTCTGATGTAACTCCTTGCGTCATTGCCCCATTATTTTTGTAAATGCGACTGTACGCCAAGAGGTACAGGTTAGGATTGAAAAGTTGCCTGTAGACATCATCCAGAGGTAAACCACGATTTCCTCTGTCTCGGATTACACTTAAAACCGTTTCGGCGTTTCGCATCTCGCGTACCTCCCGATATAAGTGTGAAGAATACCTGTTCTCCTTTGCCATGTAAGCGGCTTTCCCGCTCTCGGACTACTATGAGAACTCTGTAACCATAGGGGTCGCCCCCGTAAGTCATCCCGCGCTTTATTAACTCGATACGTAGTAGTGTGATTTAGGTGTCCCATTCATTCGTTAAGCCATCTCATCGCTGGCTGACTCCGTTTGAAGAAGTTGTGTGGTTCAAATGTTTAAAACTACACACAAACGATTATTCCTGTTAGGCGTTGTAGGAATAGGCAATCGAATATACCGTCAGAATTAGGCTTCAGGTAGTTTAACCTTCACCCTGTCACACAAGTCTTGCCGGACTCTAGTTTTAACGCCTTCTCTCTATTTCCGGCTTTACCAACATGCGGTTGTTCCTTTTGTCTTTCGACTCTAGGTAAGTTGGTTGACTTAGAGATGTTCTTCTTAATCTCTCCCAATTTGATTGATTGGGGATACCGCGTTAACTGTCACGGCGCACGCACTTTTCGATGTCGAGTTCGATAACTCGTTTTTCTATTCCATCGGCTTGGGAGCGAAGGTTGTTAAAGATGTACATTTGTGCATCGTGGGCAGAGCGCCCAGTTCTAAACCCGTAGCTCCGTGCGTGGAAAGTGGCTTCATGTGCTGGTTCAAGTGCATATTTTGCGAGGCATTGCCAAACTCTATCCGCGATGGTTGGTATTTTAAGCATTCTGGTAGTCCCGTCCTTTTTGGGGATGGGGATTTCCCGTAAGCCTTGATGTTTCCAATTTCCACTGTTCATTTTCAGTAGTTCTTCAAGGTTGAAGCGTTCTTCAAATGAGAGGGATTTCTTCCCATCAATACCCGCCGTCTTTTTGCCAGCATTTAGCTGAGATACAAGTCTAATTGCAAGAAATCGAGCCGAGGTAGATTTAAGAATAAGCTTTTGGAGTGACCGAGCTTTCCGCTTGTCTCCAACAAGAACCGCTTTAAATACGCGCTTTTGAAGGCGGAAAAGATTTCGGCGGAATTTCTTCCACGGTAAAGCTCTCCAAGATTCACTAGTTTTATAACTGTGTCTAATCATTTTCTCTTCTAGAGTTTGTATTTTCTGAACACCTCAGACCAATTACGGTCTGTCCTACCCGACTTGTGAGGGTTCCGCTTCTCGTCTAGCCTACTTGGGGAACGAAAAGCCCCAGGACNNNCAAATCGTTTTTATTCGTTCCCTCGGAGAGATTGATTGTTCCGTTAGATGTAGCCAATTCGACTGCTGGATTCCCTTGACTCTTTGCCGATAATCCTGCCATGATTCGNGCGGGAATGTTCTCCAGTGAGGTCAGGGGTTTTGCGTTGCGCCCTGCCCGTAGNNNNAGTCGCTTTTCTAGGCTCTGTTTCATCATAGGAACTCCCTATTAGCGCCAGTGTCAACCCGCAACGGTCGTCTGATTGCACCCTGTTCCCAGCTTCACTCTACAAGAACCGAGCTTGTTCGGTGTGGGCAGATAAGGAGTCAATTCTGAGTCTGAATGGTAGGGCTTTCACCTACATCTGACCGAGAGTTCAGCCTTTTTTGGTGACAGTAATCTGCTGTCAGGCTGGATTAGTTATTTACGGACTGATTACCGTGATTTACTAATCAACGAATCGCACAGCAGGAACCACTGCCACCTTGATTCTGGCAATGTTTTGTCTTGTCAATCTTTCGTTGCTACTCATCAAACGCCGAGAAGTTGAAACTAACGGGTTTCAGGTTCCTTATATAGTTCCGGCGATCGCGTTACTGCTAAATCTCGTTTTGTTTGCTTTTGCTTCTGGGGCAAGTCACATTTTAGCACTTGTGTTTGTAGGAATTGGAATGCTTCTAATTCTGATCCAAAAGGCTTTTAAAAGAGGGTGATGTAGGGTAGATGCTGCATGGTGTTGGGAGTGGGAACGAGTTCTGAAATATGCGACTAGTACCGCAGCAGGAAGCGGAGTAGTTGATGTATCCGCCTACTATTAGTTTCTTGAATGAAACTTTTCTAAGTTAAAAAGAAACTTTTTTTAAAAATGCAGGCTCAACTTCCCACCACTTCTGAGGAAAAGGTTGCCGACGTGTATTAGTTCCACAATGAATTTCCCCTCGTCCGAGAAA
This window contains:
- a CDS encoding reverse transcriptase domain-containing protein, producing MRNAETVLSVIRDRGNRGLPLDDVYRQLFNPNLYLLAYSRIYKNNGAMTQGVTSETVDGMSIKKIENLIEDIRYERFRWTPVRRINIPKKNGKTRPLGIPTWNDKLVQEVIRLILEAYYEPQFSNSSHGFRQERGCHTALTVIDRTWQGTKWFIEGDIRGCFDNIDQKILMSILREKIQDNRFLRLIETLLTAGYCEQWRYHSTLSGTPQGSIVSPILANIYLDKLDNFVEQTVIPEYTRGKCRAENREYSRLVKLAWYYRKNGQFDKARQLEIKYQKMPSKDVRDPEYRRLNYVRYADDFLLGFIGSLQEAKEIKEKLKTFLADNLQLEMSAEKTLITNARNEAANFLGYEILVQYSDNKHTNGKRSLNGITALRIPASFVEGKCALYMRNGKPIHRPELINDDDFTIINIYQSELRGYVQFYSLAQNIAWLRKLQWVMWSSLMKTLACKHKTSVAKICAKYQKTVKLPQGRRKCVEITVPVEGKKPLVTRFGGIQLKRNLKATIEDLPRVRKPAFRNELIKRLLASECEICGATGDIEVHHIHALKDLKIKGKKEKPQWMQIMSARRRKTLMVCPQCHDAIHAGKPISQQVSR